GCCCAATATCAAGATATTGTCAACAGCGGGCCGTTGCCACTGGGACGGTACTATATTTTGGACAGAGAGTCCGGGGGCATGATGGGCTGGATTAGAGAACCCGTAAAAGACCTGTTTGCCAGAACTAACAGGAGCGAATGGCTTAGCCTATACCGCGACGATGGAGTAGTCGATGACCTAACGTCCGTGAACAACATATCCAGAGGCGCGTTTCGTATTCATCCCGTTGGCCCACAGCGTATCAGTCAGGGCTGCGTAACGTTGAATTCCGAACTGGCTTTTGAGGAACTCAGGATTTTCATCAGAAATATGCCAGGCGAGGTGCTGGAAGGAACCAGCATC
The DNA window shown above is from Pseudomonas sp. BSw22131 and carries:
- a CDS encoding DUF2778 domain-containing protein, translating into MAGKNERNPNIAYCTYVLNGEPLSELTCEGMTYEAFSGNSATYVNDAQYQDIVNSGPLPLGRYYILDRESGGMMGWIREPVKDLFARTNRSEWLSLYRDDGVVDDLTSVNNISRGAFRIHPVGPQRISQGCVTLNSELAFEELRIFIRNMPGEVLEGTSIKYYGVLEVLDKSSSKSK